GTATACGTCTCGGCCTTCGAGTGTGAACTCCATCTTATAATTGACACTTTTATAATTTGGTTTGAGTTGACTATCATAGCTGATACTTAATTTAGCTGTTGTTTCAGGCAATAATTGTCCAATGGTTTTACCAATCACATCGGCTTTTTTTTTGTT
The Moritella sp. F3 DNA segment above includes these coding regions:
- a CDS encoding PAS domain-containing protein, whose translation is LQEKTALLNSIFDALPDSVIYKDMQGRVVECNRAALKLANKKKADVIGKTIGQLLPETTAKLSISYDSQLKPNYKSVNYKMEFTLEGRDVY